A genome region from Fodinibius salicampi includes the following:
- a CDS encoding response regulator, which translates to MKPFTDVHNKPHMKIMKKKVLIVEDERIISLLIERMVENMGHEVIHKVSSGEEAVTCALEEEPDIILMDIRLEGELNGIEAMSKIRENKNIPVIYISGNTDVLHQGKLNRSEYIDFLAKPVTLSELSRSFSLAS; encoded by the coding sequence ATGAAACCATTTACAGACGTGCATAATAAACCTCATATGAAGATAATGAAGAAAAAAGTGTTAATTGTTGAAGATGAGAGGATTATCTCGCTTCTCATAGAGCGTATGGTAGAAAATATGGGGCACGAGGTTATCCATAAGGTGTCTTCAGGTGAAGAAGCCGTTACATGTGCTTTAGAGGAGGAGCCCGATATTATTTTAATGGATATTCGCCTGGAAGGAGAACTAAATGGCATAGAAGCTATGTCAAAGATCCGGGAGAACAAAAATATACCCGTAATTTATATTTCTGGTAATACAGATGTATTACACCAGGGCAAGTTAAACAGATCAGAATACATAGACTTTTTGGCAAAACCAGTAACCCTTTCTGAATTGAGCCGGTCTTTTAGTCTGGCCTCCTGA
- a CDS encoding FAD-binding oxidoreductase, which translates to MSQIKLPEVELNIYTPKDPVEVPIVENYICTKENSPNFVRHVTFDISGTDLVNHVQVGQSIGILPPGENERGRPYKLRLYSVSSPTQGEGGKSHLISTTVKRTIEEFDNNELYLGVCSNYLADLQPGDKVKMTGPSGRRFLLPENATDFNYVMFATGTGIAPYRGMIMDLLDAGMENDIILIFGCAYRTDLLYADYFESLDDEYDNFQYLPYISRETRRSDGSKKYVQTCLWDDAELLDPILKKDNSLLYICGLKGMEAGIYRALAKKNMREYLDIREPAAEKEPEDWNEKDLKRYVKPANRTFVEVY; encoded by the coding sequence ATGTCTCAGATAAAACTGCCAGAAGTAGAGCTTAATATATATACGCCCAAAGATCCAGTAGAAGTCCCTATCGTTGAAAACTACATATGTACTAAAGAGAACAGTCCCAATTTTGTTCGTCATGTAACGTTTGATATTTCCGGAACAGACTTGGTAAACCATGTTCAAGTGGGGCAGTCGATTGGAATTCTACCTCCTGGAGAAAATGAGAGGGGGCGGCCTTATAAATTACGGCTATACTCGGTTTCCTCGCCAACACAGGGAGAAGGAGGGAAGTCACATCTCATTTCTACAACCGTTAAGCGTACTATCGAAGAATTTGATAACAACGAGCTTTATCTGGGTGTTTGCTCTAACTATTTGGCGGATCTGCAACCAGGAGATAAGGTTAAGATGACCGGACCCAGTGGCCGCCGGTTTTTACTTCCTGAGAATGCAACTGATTTTAATTATGTGATGTTTGCTACAGGCACGGGCATCGCTCCATATCGGGGTATGATCATGGATTTACTGGATGCCGGTATGGAAAATGATATCATTCTGATATTTGGGTGCGCATATCGTACGGATCTCCTTTATGCCGATTATTTTGAATCATTGGATGATGAGTACGATAATTTTCAGTATTTGCCCTATATATCGCGCGAAACCCGACGCTCAGACGGTAGCAAAAAATATGTCCAAACTTGCCTTTGGGACGATGCAGAATTACTGGATCCTATCCTAAAGAAAGACAATTCGCTTCTATATATATGTGGGCTCAAAGGCATGGAAGCGGGTATATACCGGGCATTGGCCAAGAAGAATATGCGTGAGTATCTGGATATCCGGGAACCCGCCGCGGAAAAAGAGCCTGAGGATTGGAACGAAAAAGATCTTAAAAGATATGTTAAACCAGCTAACCGGACGTTTGTAGAAGTCTATTAG
- a CDS encoding DUF502 domain-containing protein, with protein MRPILNNFFRGLLLVFPLGATVYIIYSAIIWSNRVLNNLLFEWLNIDIPGLGIITVFLGISVIGYIFSLTFTRPLVTYFERLLRRVPIIKIIYTALKDLTEAFVGDKKRFNKPVMVDFGDTTIQRMGFVTQKDLSELGITDRVAVYCPHSYNFSGNLYFVPSDNVHPLDIDSTSIMKYIVSGGITNIEASKS; from the coding sequence ATGCGTCCAATACTAAACAATTTTTTTCGGGGACTCCTGCTTGTTTTTCCACTGGGAGCCACAGTATATATTATTTATTCAGCCATCATATGGTCTAACCGGGTCCTAAATAATCTGCTTTTTGAATGGTTGAATATAGATATCCCCGGCCTGGGCATCATCACTGTTTTTCTCGGTATTTCAGTTATTGGCTATATATTTTCACTTACGTTCACCCGGCCCCTGGTAACCTACTTTGAGCGACTGCTAAGACGCGTCCCCATTATCAAAATTATTTACACCGCCCTTAAGGATCTTACGGAAGCCTTTGTAGGTGATAAAAAACGATTTAACAAGCCGGTAATGGTTGACTTTGGAGATACCACAATCCAGCGCATGGGCTTTGTGACTCAAAAAGATCTTTCGGAGTTAGGAATTACTGACCGGGTTGCGGTTTACTGTCCCCACTCCTACAACTTCTCAGGGAACCTATATTTTGTACCCTCCGATAATGTTCATCCCCTGGATATTGACTCCACAAGCATTATGAAGTATATCGTTTCCGGGGGTATTACGAATATTGAAGCCAGCAAATCCTAA
- a CDS encoding NfeD family protein, whose amino-acid sequence MDAETLTMIFFIGGIVLMIIETLIPGGVSFFLGVSGLFVGVLRWMGILEDPATSIITWLFTSVALILAMRPLLMKYWGGESSYKLANEDVEAMDQVVDVVESVNPDDNSGRIRFQGISWQAKTLEGEIPAGSKAKIRYRDNVTWIVEPLDEIEE is encoded by the coding sequence ATGGATGCTGAAACACTCACAATGATTTTCTTTATCGGGGGCATTGTGCTAATGATTATTGAAACATTAATTCCTGGCGGCGTATCTTTTTTCCTTGGTGTTAGCGGACTGTTCGTGGGTGTTTTACGCTGGATGGGAATTCTGGAAGATCCTGCTACTTCGATTATTACCTGGCTTTTCACTTCCGTTGCACTCATTCTTGCCATGCGTCCACTTTTAATGAAATACTGGGGTGGGGAAAGCAGCTATAAGCTGGCTAACGAAGATGTCGAAGCTATGGATCAGGTTGTAGATGTGGTTGAATCGGTTAATCCTGACGATAATTCGGGACGTATTCGTTTTCAGGGGATTTCCTGGCAGGCCAAAACACTAGAAGGTGAAATTCCGGCCGGGTCCAAAGCAAAAATACGGTATCGGGATAATGTTACCTGGATTGTCGAACCTCTTGACGAAATTGAAGAATAA
- a CDS encoding porin family protein — protein sequence MKKLILLPLFAFLFTPFATQAQTSSSGSAIENTLGIGPRLGYYKADDAEEGSFYGGAQIRARLGRVVGLEGAIDYRTAQEYDLGEFSADVRQIPVTASALLFLPVSESFQPYGVAGLGAYYDMIDYNEEAESIPGLEDDHSVDFGYHLGFGLELPFNRNTALNVDYRYIFLDPGSDSFGDVEDADFSGNVLTVGLMFYM from the coding sequence ATGAAAAAACTAATACTATTACCATTATTTGCTTTTCTGTTTACCCCATTTGCGACCCAGGCTCAAACCAGTTCCAGTGGCTCTGCCATTGAAAATACCTTGGGTATAGGTCCTCGACTGGGATATTATAAGGCCGATGACGCCGAAGAAGGGAGCTTTTATGGCGGTGCTCAGATTCGTGCTCGATTAGGACGAGTAGTTGGTCTTGAAGGAGCAATCGATTATCGTACCGCCCAGGAGTATGATTTAGGAGAATTCTCTGCCGATGTCCGCCAAATACCGGTAACGGCCTCTGCGTTACTCTTTCTACCGGTCAGTGAATCTTTCCAGCCATACGGTGTAGCTGGTCTGGGGGCATACTACGATATGATCGATTACAATGAGGAAGCAGAGAGCATCCCGGGCCTTGAGGATGACCACAGCGTCGATTTCGGTTATCACCTGGGGTTTGGTTTGGAACTGCCTTTCAACCGAAATACAGCCCTGAATGTTGATTACCGCTATATCTTTTTGGATCCCGGTAGCGATTCTTTTGGGGATGTGGAAGATGCCGATTTTAGCGGTAATGTATTAACGGTCGGTTTAATGTTCTATATGTAA
- the alaS gene encoding alanine--tRNA ligase: MSHKSSAQIRQDFLDFFKEKEHLPVPSAPVAPKDDPTLLFTNAGMNQFKPIFLGEQSGYKKEGETWKRVVDSQRCIRVSGKHNDLEEVGHDTYHHTLFEMLGNWSFGDYFKREAIRWAWELLVDVWGLEADRLYATVFEGDEEDGLPVDEESIELWKEETDINPDHILKFDKTDNFWEMGETGPCGPCSEVHIDLRPEKERAKKPGAELVNMDDPKVMEIWNLVFIQFNRQPDGTLEKLPAQHVDTGMGFERICAVLQGKRSNYDTDLFEPLLTKIGELANVQYGDDGQADIAMRVIADHIRAVSFSIADGVSPGNEGRGFVVRRILRRAIRYGWDRLNLKEPFFHKLVPVLSKQFADVFPVLDQQKAYVKNVVRSEEQSFLNTLGQGIELFEDITEEKDFVTGEEAFKLHDTYGFPIDLTKLMARERGVEVDEEGFEERMQEQKKRARASGKFNVDQSSQKDWITVTDTDEFIFTGYDELTSEARIKALRQDEDQQAIILDRTPFYAESGGQVADTGVISNGEEHLRVKDVQKSPDGYIHFVDKLPENPAGQWQAIVDESRRREIRKHHTATHLVHAALKKILGDHVAQKGSLVDDKHLRFDFSHFEQLTSGELKEIEEMVNDKIQQNIPKTEEREVPIDEAKERGATMLFGEKYGDRVRVISFDPDYSMELCGGMHVEATGEIGYFRFMGESSAAAGVRRIEARVGKSADEYLRTEQQILDSIRTEIGQSEDLVEDIHTLVEERKSLEKEVERLQHQQSLSRLNTFINDAQELGEGIKLVKGEISNADMDLLKQLGYESLDKNPKGTITVLGSRDEDEGKVYVMAAISDDLISEKDLQAGSLVGTLGKMLGGGGGGQPNLATAGGRQPEKLNEVFDQLPAIIKEKVDS, from the coding sequence ATGTCTCACAAGAGCTCTGCTCAGATACGTCAGGATTTCTTAGATTTCTTTAAGGAAAAGGAGCACCTGCCTGTACCAAGCGCACCGGTAGCGCCGAAGGACGACCCTACGCTGTTATTTACGAATGCGGGAATGAATCAGTTCAAACCCATTTTTTTGGGAGAACAGTCAGGCTATAAAAAAGAAGGGGAAACCTGGAAGCGGGTTGTCGACAGTCAGCGCTGCATACGGGTTAGCGGAAAACATAATGATCTCGAAGAGGTGGGGCACGATACCTATCATCATACTCTTTTTGAGATGCTGGGAAACTGGTCGTTCGGGGACTATTTTAAGCGCGAAGCCATTCGGTGGGCCTGGGAGCTGTTAGTGGATGTTTGGGGACTCGAAGCGGACCGCCTCTATGCAACCGTTTTTGAAGGCGATGAAGAAGACGGACTTCCGGTGGATGAGGAGTCTATTGAACTCTGGAAGGAGGAAACGGATATTAATCCGGATCATATCCTAAAATTCGATAAAACGGATAACTTCTGGGAGATGGGAGAAACAGGTCCCTGCGGTCCATGCTCCGAGGTACATATCGATCTGCGTCCTGAAAAAGAGCGAGCTAAGAAGCCTGGCGCAGAACTGGTGAACATGGATGATCCCAAGGTGATGGAAATTTGGAACTTGGTTTTCATCCAGTTCAACCGTCAGCCCGATGGTACACTGGAAAAACTGCCCGCGCAGCACGTGGATACGGGCATGGGATTTGAACGCATTTGTGCCGTATTGCAGGGCAAGCGCTCCAATTATGATACGGATCTTTTTGAACCCTTGCTCACAAAAATAGGAGAGCTTGCTAATGTACAGTATGGCGATGATGGGCAGGCCGATATTGCTATGCGGGTGATCGCTGATCATATCCGGGCGGTGAGCTTCTCCATCGCGGATGGGGTTTCACCCGGCAATGAAGGTCGCGGCTTTGTAGTTCGACGTATATTGCGTCGGGCTATTCGTTATGGCTGGGATCGCTTAAACTTGAAGGAACCATTCTTTCATAAACTTGTGCCGGTTCTTTCCAAACAGTTTGCTGATGTATTTCCGGTACTGGATCAGCAGAAGGCCTATGTTAAGAATGTGGTTAGATCCGAAGAGCAAAGCTTCTTGAATACATTGGGGCAGGGGATCGAGCTCTTCGAAGATATTACTGAGGAAAAGGATTTTGTTACCGGAGAGGAGGCATTCAAACTGCATGACACCTATGGTTTCCCTATTGACTTGACTAAGCTGATGGCCCGTGAGCGTGGTGTTGAGGTCGATGAAGAAGGATTTGAAGAACGCATGCAGGAACAGAAGAAGCGAGCCCGGGCTTCCGGCAAGTTTAATGTGGACCAATCCTCGCAAAAAGACTGGATAACCGTTACGGATACGGATGAATTTATATTTACAGGCTATGACGAGTTGACTTCGGAGGCGCGGATAAAGGCACTGCGTCAGGATGAAGATCAACAGGCTATTATTTTGGATCGAACTCCTTTTTATGCTGAAAGTGGGGGGCAGGTAGCTGATACGGGGGTTATCAGTAACGGAGAGGAGCACCTGCGAGTTAAGGATGTGCAGAAATCGCCCGACGGTTATATTCACTTTGTGGATAAGCTGCCGGAAAATCCAGCTGGCCAGTGGCAAGCAATAGTTGATGAAAGCCGCCGGCGCGAGATCCGTAAACACCACACCGCAACTCATTTGGTACATGCCGCTCTGAAAAAAATATTAGGTGATCATGTAGCTCAAAAAGGATCACTGGTGGATGACAAACATCTGAGATTTGATTTCTCCCATTTTGAACAGCTTACTTCCGGGGAGTTGAAAGAAATAGAAGAAATGGTCAATGATAAGATCCAGCAGAATATTCCTAAGACCGAAGAACGTGAGGTTCCTATCGATGAGGCAAAGGAACGGGGAGCTACGATGCTGTTCGGAGAAAAATACGGAGATCGCGTTCGGGTTATAAGCTTCGATCCGGATTATTCGATGGAGCTCTGCGGGGGAATGCATGTGGAGGCCACCGGAGAGATCGGCTACTTCCGCTTTATGGGTGAGTCGTCAGCTGCTGCAGGAGTGCGACGAATTGAAGCCCGGGTGGGTAAAAGTGCTGATGAATATCTGCGTACTGAACAGCAAATCTTGGATAGTATACGAACCGAGATCGGTCAGAGCGAGGATCTTGTAGAAGATATCCACACACTTGTTGAAGAGCGGAAATCGCTTGAAAAAGAGGTGGAAAGGCTGCAGCACCAACAAAGCTTATCTCGCTTGAATACCTTTATTAATGATGCTCAGGAGTTGGGGGAAGGTATTAAATTAGTTAAAGGGGAAATATCCAATGCGGATATGGATCTGCTAAAGCAACTGGGGTATGAGTCCCTCGACAAAAATCCGAAAGGAACGATTACGGTTCTTGGAAGCCGCGATGAGGACGAAGGCAAGGTTTATGTGATGGCTGCTATAAGCGATGACTTGATATCCGAAAAAGATCTTCAGGCAGGTTCTTTAGTTGGTACGCTTGGAAAAATGCTTGGTGGTGGTGGAGGTGGACAGCCAAATCTGGCTACCGCCGGGGGGCGCCAACCGGAGAAGCTCAATGAAGTGTTTGATCAATTGCCAGCTATTATTAAAGAAAAAGTCGACTCCTAA